ACTTTTTACATACCCATGCCCGGGCACATGTGGACATTCGGAAGAAATAACCCTGTGGAACGACACATGGAACATAACCGCCAGAAGGGATAAAAGCGAAAGCGATTGGCACGTCATTGAGTTCCCCCATTCCTTCTCTCTAATCGCAAATCACACTTACCACTACTCTATACGCACCGGCTCCTATCCCCTTATAATCCATCGCCATACATTCACTAACCGTTATGGAACCATAAATTGTACCTCGTTCCGGGATGTCAATGGTAACGTGTATGACGACTGGATACCAGCAATCAAACTGGAGGGTTGAATTATAGCTCTATTAATCTTAGCCTTAGCCTTACAGTGTTACTCTTAATCTACGCCCTTCCTCTTCCTCACCATACACCTCGCCATTCTCTTTATATGTCTTCAATAAGAAATGCGTCACTGTGTTACGAACCTGTTCAAGCGGCGCTATCTTCTCCGCAACGAAATATGCAACTTCTCGCATCGTCTTTCCCGCCACCAGCACCGAGAGGTCATACTCGCCCGAGACCAGCCGCACTGACTTCACTTCTGGGAACTTCGATATCCGTTCTGCAATGTTGTCATAACCGGTGCTCCGCTCTGGTATGACTTTTATATCTATCAATGCCTGTACTGCCTCTATACCAGCTTTTTCATAGTCTATTATCGCCTTGTACTTCCTTATTATTCCCTTAGTCTCCAGCTCCTCAATGATGCTCTTCACTTCCGATTCTTTCAAACCCGCCAGAGTCGCTATCTCCTTATCACTCAGCCTTGCATTCTCTTCCAGTATCTTCAATATCTCACTATGCTTATCTTCTATCTTCATCTCCTTATTATAATACT
The Methanophagales archaeon DNA segment above includes these coding regions:
- a CDS encoding Lrp/AsnC family transcriptional regulator codes for the protein MKIEDKHSEILKILEENARLSDKEIATLAGLKESEVKSIIEELETKGIIRKYKAIIDYEKAGIEAVQALIDIKVIPERSTGYDNIAERISKFPEVKSVRLVSGEYDLSVLVAGKTMREVAYFVAEKIAPLEQVRNTVTHFLLKTYKENGEVYGEEEEGRRLRVTL